One Oncorhynchus kisutch isolate 150728-3 unplaced genomic scaffold, Okis_V2 scaffold4012, whole genome shotgun sequence genomic window, atgccttcctcctggctactccaacctcggccaacagctccgcccccccccccaccccccgcagctactcgcccaagcctccccagcttctcctttacccaaaaccagatagcagatgttctgaaagagctacaaaacctggacccgtacaaatcagctgggcttgacaatctggaccctctatttctgaaactatccgccgccattgtcgcaacccctattaccagcctgttcaaccgctctttcatatcgtctgagatccccaaggattggaaagctgccgcagtcatccccctcttcaaagggggtgacaccctggGCCCAAACTgttaggcagggcaggatggatatagatctatctaaggtcttcgatagccaagtcaacaaacagatcactgaccatctcgaatcccaccgtaccttctccgctgtgcaatctggtttcccgaGCCGGTCAGCTATGGGGAAGGTAGATGATTCTAAGAAGCAATTTGTTCATTTGGCTGGTGTCAAGTAAAGTATGTGACTAGTACTTACaataggagacatggttatgtgatggaGTGATAGTACTTACaataggagacatggttatgtgatggggtgatagtacctacaataggagacatggttatgtgatggggtgatagtacttacaataggagacatggttatgtgatggggtgatagtacctacagtaggagacatggttatgtgatggaGTGATAGTACTTACaataggagacatggttatgtgatggaGTGATAGTACTTACaataggagacatggttatgtgatggggtgatagtacctacagtaggagacatggttatgtgatggggtgatagtacttacaataggagacatggttatgtgatggggtgatagtacctacagtaggagacatggttatgtgatggggtgatagtacctacagtaggagacatggttatgtgatggggtgatagtacctacagtaggagacatggttatgtgatggggcGATAGTACTTACAGTAGGAGACATGTGATGGGGCGATAGTACTtacagtaggagacatggttatgtgatggggcgatagtacctacagtaggagacatggttatgtgatggggcGATAGTACTtacagtaggagacatggttatgtgatggggcGATAGTACTTACAGTAGGAGACGTGATGGGGCGATAGTACTtacagtaggagacatggttatgtgatggggcgatagtacctacagtaggagacatggttatgtgatggggcGATAGTACTTACAGTAGGAGACGTGATGGGGCGATAGTACTtacagtaggagacatggttatgtgatggggcgatagtacctacagtaggagacatggttatgtgatggggcGATAGTACTTACAGTAGGAGACGTGGTTATGTGATGGGGCGATAGTACTtacagtaggagacatggttatgtgatggggcgatagtacctacagtaggagacatggttatgtgatggggcGATAGTACTTACAGTAGGAGACGTGATGTGGCGATAGTACTTACaataggagacatggttatgtgatggggtgatagtacctacagtaggagacatggttatgtgatggggcGATAGTACTtacagtaggagacatggttatgtgatggggcGATAGTACTtacagtaggagacatggttatgtgatggggcgatagtacctacagtaggagacatggttatgtgatggggcGATAGTACTTACAGTAGGAGACGTGATGGGGCGATAGTACTTACaataggagacatggttatgtgatggggtgatagtacttacaataggagacatggttatgtgatggggtgatagtacttacaataggagacatggttatgtgatgcGGTGATAGTACTTACAGTAGGAGACGTGATGTGGCGATAGTACTTACaataggagacatggttatgtgatggggtgatagtacctacagtaggagacatggttatgtgatggggcGATAGTACTtacagtaggagacatggttatgtgatggggcGATAGTACTtacagtaggagacatggttatgtgatggggcgatagtacctacagtaggagacatggttatgtgatggggcGATAGTACTTACAGTAGGAGACGTGATGGGGCGATAGTACTTACaataggagacatggttatgtgatggggtgatagtacttacaataggagacatggttatgtgatggggtgatagtacttacaataggagacatggttatgtgatgcGGTGATAGTACTTACAGTAGGAGACATGTGATGCGGTGATAGTACTTACAGTAGGAGACATGTGATGGGGCGATAGTACTTACAGTaggtgtggtatattggccatataccacacctccttgggcCTTATTTCTTAATTGGACACTTTTACAATTATTGTATGGTAAATATTGACATCTGTCTGGGTGGAACACCCTCCATAATGGGTGTCTGTGTGGGACACCCTCCATTACGGCTCCATCAGTGTTGAGCCCTCTCACTCTGATTGTATGGGACACTCAATTACGGCTCCTTGTGTTTCCAATCTTCTTCCTCTGGCAGGATTACTTCCACGTGCAACTGTCAGATGACAAGTAGGTGAGGCACTTCCTGGAGCTGAGCTATGCTGGTGCCATCCTTCGGGACAGCTGGGTCCTGACAGACGTTGGCATCACCCCTAGCAGTGCCATCTGCTGCCTGCTGAAGGTACCAGCCGAACACCTAGCTGTTTCTACCCGTGCTTGAAAATGCATATCAAAGTGAGCTGGCTATTGCTTGAAACAGCTTCATACTATCATTAACATAAAGTGTTTCAGATATAGTGTGATGATATATAGTATGGTGATATATATAGCATGGTGATATATAGTGTGGTGATATATTGTATGGTTAAATAGTATAGTTATATAgtatgattatatatatattatggtgATATAGAGTGTGGTAATATATAGTATGGTGATATAGTATGATTATATAGTATGGTTATATAGTATGATTAGGTGATTTAGTtaattcaaacaggtgccattaatacaggtaacgagtggaggacagaggagcctcttaaagaagaagttacaggtctgtgagagccagaaatcttgcttgtttgtaggtgaccaaatacttattttccaccataatttgcaaataaattcattaaaaatcctaagtatgtgatttttctggattttttttctcattttgtctgtcatagttgaagtgtacctatgatgaaaattacaggcctctctcatctttttaagtgggagaacttgcacaattgggggctgactaaatacttttttgccccactgtatagtgtGGTGGTATATAGTATGGTGATATATAGTATGTTGAGGTCACCCTGCTTGAGACTTAAAGTAATATTGACCTTGCTCAACCAAGACCATGGTTATGGTAGAGTGATTGGTTAGTAAGGACACTGCTTTATACCGAGACCATGGTTATGGTAGAGTGATTGGTTAGTAAGAACACTACTTCGTGAGTGTGAAGTGTTGTTGTACAGAGGTCCCTGGGTACATGTCCAGAGCCAGACAGGGACAGAACTCACTCTGTTCCACAAAGTTCTGTGGAAGATTTGCTAACAGAGGAGAGTGGTTATGTATCTAAGTACAAATTTAACCATCAGAATAATGTTTATTTGTGTTCCTTACTCCTTACTTACACATCCCATCATTGACATCGTCAAAGCCagaccttctgtctgtctctccttctcgctGGTTGACTAGAGTGGAAATCTATAGTATTGTATGGTTGACCTGGGATAGAGCTGAAATGTGGCCCGATGTAGTGTTGCCTTTGTACCAAACACCCTTACAGTCATAAACCTTTTCCCCATGTAATCGCCTCGACCTCAGTCTGGTGTTCGCTAACAGTATCTGAAGAGTCTGTATACCCAgtggtgtacagtacagtagagcacagcacagcagagtacagcagactacagtagagcacagcagagtacagcagagtacagtagagcacagcagactACAGCAGACAGAGTACAGCAgactacagcagagtacagtagagtacagcagagtacagtagagcacagcagagtacagcagacagagtacagtagagcacagcagactacagcagacagagtacagtagagcacagcagagtacagcagacagagtacagtagagcacagcagactACAGCAGACAGAGTACAGCAGactacagcagagtacagcagagtacagcagagtacagtagagcacagcagagtacagtagagcacagcaggcCGTATAGTAGGAGAAGAAGAGGCCCTTTGGGTTCATTGAAATACATATTCATAATATTTCAGTTAACAATTTAATCTGCACCCAGATTAGTCTTCAATTTAATTTTCACCCAGATTAGTGTTCAATTTAATCTGCACCCAGATTAGTGTTCAATGTGATAGAACAAAACTCAGTATAGCACATGAATTAGAAAATTTTGTTACAAGTTTGAGCCACGAGATGGTGGTAGATTATAAGTTTAAATAGCATGGACCTTTGATTTGTCTCTGGATAGAAATTGCCCttgggcacagatctaggatcagtttactctCACCAAATCCTAACCTTTACCATTAGCAGTAAAAACACAAACCAGACCTAAGATCAGTGCAAAGGAGTCACTTCATCTTACCCCTGTAATTATATGACTCCTAACttatatatactgagtgtaccaaacattagaaacaccttcctaatattgagttgcaccccgccttctgccatcagaacagcctcaattcgttggggcatggactctacaaggtgtttgaaagcgttccccagggatgctggcccatgttgactccaatgcttccaacagttgtgcaaagttggctggatgttctttgggtggtggaccattcatgatacacacaggaaactgttgagtgtgaaaaaccccagcagcattgcagttcttgacacaaaccggtgcacctggcacctactaccccgttcaaaagcacttaaatattttgtcttgcccattcaccctctgaatggcacacatacacaatttatgcctcaattgtctcaaggcttaaaaatccttctttaacctgtccgctccccttcatctacactgaagtggatttaacaagtgacatcattaaggaatcatagctttcacctggattcacctggtcagtctttgtcatggaaagaaccggtgttcataatgttttgtttaCTCGGTGTATAAACACATCATAGGTATTTATGTAAAACGGTTGGACACCTGGGATGGGTGGGCGGAGTTCCTCAGAGGCTGCTTCCTGGGACACAGACTGACCGTCCAacgacacctgtctagggagagacctgtgATGAGGTCAGaatacacatctacacactgaactGTATGATAGACTTACTATCAACAGTGATGGTGCTGAACCtttatatagcttacaatgatagtactgaccctgtatatagcttacaatgatagtactgaccctgtatatagcttacaatgatagtactgaccctgtatatagcttacaatgatagtactgaccctgtatatatcttaCATTGATAGTacctaccctgtatatagcttacaatgatagtactgaccctgtatatatcgtacaatgatagtactgaccctgtttatagcttacaatgatagtactgaccctgtatatagcttacaatgatagttctgaccctgtatatagcttacaatgatagtactgaccctgtatatagcttacatagatagtactgaccctgtatatagcttacaatgatagtactgaccctgtatatagcttacaatgatagttctgaccctgtatatagcttacaatgatagttctgacactgtatatagcttacaatgatagtactgaccctgtatatagcttacatagatagtactgaccctgtatatagcttacaatgatagtactgaccctgtatatagcttacaatgatagttctgaccctgtatatagcttacaatgatagtactgaccctgtatatagcttacaatgatagttctgaccctgtatatagcttacaatgatagttctgaccctgtatatagcttacaatgatagttctgaccctgtatatagcttacaatgatagtactgaccctgtatatagctgataTTCTCGTGTTTTTTTCCTTCATATGTTTTTTCTATTACCCTGATATTTAATACTGCATTGTGGGTAagagcttgcaagtaagcattttactgtccTGTTTTATAACCCACTGTATCTTGTgaacttgacaaaaaaaattgaaaagtgTTATAAATACATTGATTCTGTATTATTCCAGGTTCCAGCTCCGGGTGGCACTCTACATCGCTGCTTCTCTGGGCCACCTGGACCTGGCCGGCTGGCTGCTGGAGAGGGGGGTGCGTGTCATTGAGCCGGTGGGGGTTCACCCTTACCGTGAGTGGTGCCACCAGATGGCCCACCCCGACGTCGCCAAGTATCCCATTGAActtgtccggtggccatttgattaattgttcagcagtcttatgactccTGAAACAAATCATGAGCCAACTATCATGCTTAGAAGATGTATAGTGTCAGTCTTATTGGTTCACCCTAACAAGTTGTTTCAGTATGGGGAGAGGATAGGATGTAAGGGCGCTTCATTAATGTATTGAGGCcattacatatacagtatttcaCAATGCTAGGACACAGATTTGGTCTCCTAACCTTGTTCTGGTTGATTGACTCTCTAACAGTGCCTTCACACAGAGACCATGGTTGCAGCAGCTGAATGTAGCGCGGACTCTGTCCAGGAGGAGTGCTCAGCACATTGGGTAGACACCAGGATCCTGGATTAGGCAGATTAAACATACTGAAACAAGGAGGGACAACCTGGAATTGCTATTGTCATTCCTATTCTCAAAAAACAAAAAACGTATCATATTTCACTGGCTATTTGTAGTAGCCAAATGTGAAtggaattattattattctaGAATCATTCAGTTGACTGAATGTGACTATGTGATTGTACTGAATGTGACTATGTGGTTGTGCTGTATGTGATTGTACTGAATGTGACTATGTGGTTGTGCTGTATGTGATTGTACTGAATGTGGTTGTACTGTACGTGATTGTAAGTGTTTGACATGGGTCTAAATGAggctccaacccccccccccccccctttatccTGCTGCCTTAAAACTCTTTTATTAAGATGTGGATCATTATTGCTCATATGAGTCTGTGCAGTGTCAAAATAATACATACGGTCTTTCACAGGGTATTTGACAAACTCTTTATTTACGTTACAAAACTGACAACTACTGTGACGATGTGTTAGCACAGCATGTGTCATCATTCCCCTGCAGTGTGTGGATTTACACAGCAACATAGCAGACAGCTTAAAtagtttatttaacctttatttcactagacAAGTCAGTCCAGAACAACCTTCTCAACCTTCTTGACAGGTAAGAAACACTTGGTTAGTGTTTGTGTCTTATCCAATGGGTTGTCAGGTGAACGTTGAAGATGCTTCTTGGAGGTGATATAATGATGTCATTGAATCGCTGTCATTGAGTTGCTTACTGGACAAGACAATTATTCACTCAAAATGAAATCTGTCTTTCATTTCACTTATGTTGATACTTGATTGGCTATTTGCTGTCttttgaaaatacaaaaataaatataacTGTTTTATGAAGCACTTGTAGACATTCATTGTtttcaaaatcatattttcagCAAAACAGATACATACTTTTACAatatgacatcaaatcaaataaaaaaattaagtaaGTGATATGTAAATGATTGGCAAAAGGCTccaaccacccaagtcatagactgttcactctgctaccacacggcaagcgttacgagagcaccaagtctgggacaaaaggctccttaacagcttctacccccaagtcattagactgctgaacagcttctacccccaagtcattagactgctgaacagcttctacccccaagtcattagactgctgaacagcttctacccccaagtcattagactgctgaacagcttctacccccaagtcattagactgctgaacagcttccacccccaagtcattagactgctgaacagcttctacccccaagtcattagactgctgaacagcttctacccccaagtcattagactgctgaacagcttctacccccaagtcattagactgctgaacagcttctacccccaagtcattagactactgaactgcttctacccccaagtcattagactgctgaacagcttctacccccaagtcattagactgctgaacagcttctacttccaagccattagactgctgaacagcttctacccccaagtcattagactgctgaacagcttctacccccaagtcattagactgctgaacgttaattaaatggccacctgcactatttgcattgaccccctttgttATTGATGTATATTCCTAATTGTTTTCCACTGACTCTATTGAATTGGCTCGATGCAcactcactacactctacccacacattcactgtGACACTGACCGACTTTCACACTAGCTGCTGCtactgtgtttattatctatgctgaTTGCCGAGTCActtttacccttacctacatgtacatactgtattacctcgactacctcgcacccatgcacattgactcggtactggtactccttgtatatagccttgttattgtgttactatttagaaaatattttcttacttttttaactctgcattgttgggaatgtgCTCGTAATAAAGCATCTCACAGTTGTTTtctgcgtatgtgaccaatacgattAGATTCTCATCTGAACAAATGAATGCTCTCGTTGTTTATAATGAGGaatttaattaaataatttgGTTTTCCTTGAAGATTTGAATGGGCTGAGAAAGCATTTCGTGATGGATCTAGACAATCTGGTGAAAAGGGAGGGTTTGCGGCTCTTCTCTTCAAGTGGGAAGGACGATGCGATATCATAAATTCCCTCTGGAGAAAAGGAGCCATGAGATGTTGTCATCGTCTCTGCAACGAAAGACCATCCAGCATGCCATCAATTTACATTTTAACtcatttatcagacactcttatctaGAGAGACTTACAAGGAGCAATTAGgatgaagtgccttgctcaagagcacatttaCAGATTTTGCCTCGCAAACTCAGGGATTCTGAACCAGCAAcctatcggttactggcccaacctcttaacccactaggctaccacccagcccacagtacagtatgtcatagGTAACAACTCAGAGGAGTACAATGTCTTTCCAaatgaattagtggaatggtaaagGGATAATGTCTCAGTCTTGACTGAGCAGCAGCCTAAACAGCAGCAGGGCTTACCTGTAAAGTACACAGTAGGggaaatgttctgaggctggtactCCAGAGACTCTTGAGGACAGAGGTTCTTACTAACTTTCTTGGAACCCTGGTTGGTGGGAAAAGGCACATTAAAACAAACTGACATTTTTTCGATATCTTAAAGTACAGCATATCAATTGCAAAGAAGCAGTGCAATGCCATGACACAAAGAATCATATATCTCATAAAAGGTCAACAGCAGTGTTATTCATGAAAGATGTATGTGTACTATACCTTTGTGTTAAAGGTGAGGACCTGCTCTCCAGTACTGCTGATGGTATCCCTTTCCAAATCAAACACGCCTTCTACAATGTCACTGGTGGCCACGCTGGTAGTGGACTCAAAATAACATTTAGCAGTGGCTTTGGTGATCATTTGAAGAATGACCATGCAAGTAGAAGTCTTTGGATCGTTCTGGACTGAAACATCAAAGTTTATGTTTTCATAATCATCTGACCACTGTCTCAGGAAGCCCTTCACTGTCTCTTCAGCAAATATCTGGAGAAGCTGAGAGGAGAGCTCCTTGGATATGGCACATTGTTCCTTTCCCCATTTCAGCCTTGAAAGAATGGAGTCTGAAGCACTTTTGGCTGCTTCCAATGTTAAGACCTGTGGAGTGCTGTGGCTGTCCTGAAGGGCTATAACTTTATCCACCAATTCATGGTTGAAAATGTGGATGGTCCAAGTGGAAATgatttttctcaatttcctaaCAGCAGATCGGAGGTCGTCAAGATGAGAAGCACCCTGTCCATCTTCCTGTGTGTTCTCAACACTTTCCACCATAATGTCCACTACCACCCCAGCAGCTTGCCTGACTTTGTCCACAAAGGTTACAGGAAGTAAGTCCTCTGTGTGAAAGAAGTCctcaatgattgtgtttctaacaATGGGAAAGTCAATCTGAGCAGGAAACTCGGTGGGAATGGGAGTCCCGGGTAAGGCAAAGTGCCATTTCGACTGCCTTAATTTTGAAGTAGgtgttagagagatggaggagcgtGAAGAAGAGGTATTTCTTGTATTTTGGCTGTCAGCACTCCTACAACGGATCGTGCCAATATCCTCCAGCATGGATCCTGAGAGCTCAGTGGTTTTAGGTAGTAATTTGTGCGGAATGTCCACACAGGCATCGTTTCCACCAGGTGTAACACTGCTCTGGTTGACCTCAAGATGGCCGATACTTGCTCTTTGTGATGCAGGACTGCTTTGATAGGTAGAGATTTGGATTGAACCAAGTGTTGTGTCTGATCTTTGAAGATCTTTTCTGAGAAACTCCGTAATCTtactttgcagactgtagtagatGTTACAAGCAGCAGACCAGATCCTTTTCTCAGAAACCTGTCCAGTGGTGAGCAGGGATGTTCCAGATACCATGTCAGATGATTGGGTGGTCTGGGTGAGCTCCTGCTGGTCTTTCACCATGGTTTGTATAATATCAGTAGATGTGGTGGATGTAGATACAGACTGGAGGTACTTATCTGTTGTACCTTCCTCCACAATGTTAAATGATCTAGAGAGGACCTCACTCACTCCTTTCTCAGCTTTGGTTTGGAACTCATGACTAGAGAGTTTTTGGAGGCTCTTTGTTGAAAGACTGTGGGAAGATGCAATGCCTTTGGAGGCAGCCGTGCTGCAATCTAGACTTACTGGAGAGGTTAGCTCAGGAGAACCTTGAAGACGTTCAAACATGTCTTCACATGGTGTTGGGGACCTTGACAAGGAGATGTCCTTCAGCTGAGACAGAACACCACCTACCAATATGTTGACCTCAAGGGACATATCAGATATTTTCTTTCCTACTGTGGAGAAGCAAGGTGCATTTGATGTCTGATCCTCGCATGAGGTCAAGATTGTTGTAATGACCTGTTTGGTACTATTGTTCATTAGACCCTCGTCTGTTTCAGTCCAGAGAAGTTTTGAACTCTCGCTGACACCCATGTGTAGATTCACTTCCTGGTTCAAACTGGGCAAGTGAGGCACACTCTTACTAGCTTGCGTCAAGTTCTGGCTTGCCAAACCAAGGTACTCTTTAGTCACAAGATGTCCAGAGTCCTCTGTGGGTGTATGGCtagacattcttctctgcatgtcTGATCTCTGCCGGTGAATGGTGAAGCCCTTTAATGTCTTCTTAATATTTTTATATAAACTAGTGGTAGCAGACCAGATCCTGCTCTTTCGCTTTTGTACATTTTCCTGGaggtcaggttctctctcctctacttctgCAGGTTGCGCCGAGCTCTGCAGGTCTTCCACAAATGTTTCAATGATGCCAAAGGCAGCAGAATCCGCACAAATATCCTTTGACCATGTGTACTGGTTTTGAATGGAACAAGACCTGGATGCTACAGAATAAGCAGGCTGTGCACTAGTTAAGCTACTGTTGGACTTTTTAACTAGGAACTCACTCACTGCTTGAGTGGCATTTCTCTTAAATTCCTCACTTGAGAGTTTTCTAATACAATCTAACAGACTGGTCAAAGAAGCTGTGGCCTTACTTCTGCTGTCCTCAATTTGACAGGGGAACTCATATACTATTGGTGATGAGGACCTGGAATGGGAGATATCCCCAAGCTGAGCCAGAACGCCCTCTACAAATTGTTGTCTCTCAATAGAGAAGTCTGATCCATTTTCTCCAACAGTGTACAGGGGGTCCTCCTTTGACATCTCAGTGTTGTACAAGACCAGAAGCTCTGAGATAACTTCTTTGGTGCAAGTTGTCAGAAGGAGCTTGCTTTCTTCTGACTCAGTTTGTGCCCAAAGAAGTTTTGAGCACTCACTTAGGCCTCTTTGTAAAGTAACTTCACCAGTGGACTCTGGCAACTGAGGCTCACTCTTACTGGGCCTATATTTCATGTCTAAGCAAGGAAGTGGAACTGTCTCCTTAAACTCAGCATTTGTGATGTTGTCATCAGATGTGACAATGCTCTTTAGGGCAAATCTCTGAAGCTTGCCGAAATAATCTTTCAAGCTGTTTTGGATGCTGTGGTAAATGTGAACAGCAGCAGACCAGGCACTCTTCTGTTGGAGACTCTCTTCAGATTCAGCCAAGGACTTCATATCTGACACGAAAGTCTTAACAACTACTGACGCTGCTGAGCCCACTGGGTGAATTGACTCTGTCTTTACAATGCCAGACAATGGTTGACCTGATACAGCACCTGTTAACTCAGACTGAATGACTGAACTAGGAAAGCTCAAACTACTGACTTTTTTGGCAAGAACTCCACTCACTGCTTGTATTGCTGATGTTTGAAACTCCCGGCTGGAGAGTTTTTGGATGCTCTTAGATGTGAGCGTGCAGGAGGAACCAGATTCACCAATATTGTAGCTGCTCTC contains:
- the LOC116373031 gene encoding uncharacterized protein LOC116373031, which gives rise to MGVSESSKLLWTETDEGLMNNSTKQVITTILTSCEDQTSNAPCFSTVGKKISDMSLEVNILVGGVLSQLKDISLSRSPTPCEDMFERLQGSPELTSPVSLDCSTAASKGIASSHSLSTKSLQKLSSHEFQTKAEKGVSEVLSRSFNIVEEGTTDKYLQSVSTSTTSTDIIQTMVKDQQELTQTTQSSDMVSGTSLLTTGQVSEKRIWSAACNIYYSLQSKITEFLRKDLQRSDTTLGSIQISTYQSSPASQRASIGHLEVNQSSVTPGGNDACVDIPHKLLPKTTELSGSMLEDIGTIRCRSADSQNTRNTSSSRSSISLTPTSKLRQSKWHFALPGTPIPTEFPAQIDFPIVRNTIIEDFFHTEDLLPVTFVDKVRQAAGVVVDIMVESVENTQEDGQGASHLDDLRSAVRKLRKIISTWTIHIFNHELVDKVIALQDSHSTPQVLTLEAAKSASDSILSRLKWGKEQCAISKELSSQLLQIFAEETVKGFLRQWSDDYENINFDVSVQNDPKTSTCMVILQMITKATAKCYFESTTSVATSDIVEGVFDLERDTISSTGEQVLTFNTKGSKKVSKNLCPQESLEYQPQNISPTVYFTETMTTSHGSFSPEGIYDIASSFPLEEKSRKPSLFTRLSRSITKCFLSPFKSSRKTKLFN